In Deltaproteobacteria bacterium, the sequence CTTATATGAAATATCCAGGGGCAGAAGTTATTACTTGACAAATGCGGGGTTGTTTTGCTATTTGAATATTGGATTGGGGTGTCTGGATAATCTTTAACTATTTGAGGAAGGTGTGTTGAGGGATGAAAAACAAATCTGCCATAAAGATTATAAATACTTTCTTTTTGTCCGCAATAATTGTGATCGCATATGCCGCTGTCGCCATGGCGGCGGAGACGGCAACCCTTCAGAATACTGACTGTATAAAGTGCCACAAAAAGGAGCCCGCCACTGTGGAACGGAACGGCGGTCTCCACAAGACGGCCGTAGGGTGTCTTGATTGCCACACTGAACACCCGCCCCTGGGGACAAAAACAATTCCGCAATGTGCCATGTGCCACACGGGAAAACTGCACTACGAATTAGATAACTGTTTTTCCTGCCATTCCGATCCCCACCAACCTTTGGCATTACAGCTCGACGACAATATCACTTCAGCCTGTCTGACCTGTCATTCAGAACAGGGCATAGAACTTAAGGAATATCCAAGTAAACACACAGAAGTCGCCTGCACTTTATGCCATACTTTTCACGGAGAGATTCCCGACTGCTCCAATTGTCATGAGCCGCACGCACAAGGCCAGGCAACAAAGGACTGCCTCGTATGCCATCCGGTCCACACGCCGTTGATAATTCAATATCCAAACGAGACCCCGAGGGCTTACTGCACGCCGTGTCACGAGGATATAGGCGAGCTCATGAACAAGACCACCACCAAACACAAGACCTTCACCTGTGCATTTTGTCACAGGGTAGTCCATCCTGTTGTCCCGCAGTGCGAAACATGCCACGGCAAACCGCACTCGGCCGCACAGCACAAGGCGATGCCGAATTGCCTGAATTGCCATTTAGATGCGCACAATCTTGTTAAATAAACTGGGAATCAGGGGCAATATGAAATATTTGGGATTAATGGAACAGGAGTATTGGAAAGAACTTGAAACAAAGGACTAGGACAATGACTGTAAAAAATGGGAATGGAATGCTGATCGGAGTATTAAGTCTGCTTATTCTCGCCGTCTGTTTCGCCTGTGTAAAGCAAAGGCCTGCAGCATTACAGGTTGCAGAACCTGCTCAGCCGGAAGAGGTGGTGCCGGCAGAACCTGCAAAGGCCGTCGAGCAGCCGGCAAGCGTCTATGATGTTGAAGT encodes:
- a CDS encoding cytochrome C — protein: MKNKSAIKIINTFFLSAIIVIAYAAVAMAAETATLQNTDCIKCHKKEPATVERNGGLHKTAVGCLDCHTEHPPLGTKTIPQCAMCHTGKLHYELDNCFSCHSDPHQPLALQLDDNITSACLTCHSEQGIELKEYPSKHTEVACTLCHTFHGEIPDCSNCHEPHAQGQATKDCLVCHPVHTPLIIQYPNETPRAYCTPCHEDIGELMNKTTTKHKTFTCAFCHRVVHPVVPQCETCHGKPHSAAQHKAMPNCLNCHLDAHNLVK